The Halorhabdus sp. BNX81 genome includes a region encoding these proteins:
- a CDS encoding TrkA C-terminal domain-containing protein, with amino-acid sequence MDHRLDEIDKRILYYLAADARNTAAPEIAEEMEVTAATIRNRIRQLETEGILRGYLADIDYKAIEGHVTYEFRCTAPIPDRDHLAQAALDISGVVAARELMAGTTNLTITVVGTDTDDIGRIAAELSDLGLTIEDESVIEEQYFRPYDPFGPEDAPKGPSLTDFMGLAGGAEVVEFTVSEGAEIADRTIEDAVESDLLADEMLVVGIERDGDVLTPKGETVIRAGDVVSLFSKTGLETDALTVFGAQ; translated from the coding sequence ATGGACCATCGCCTCGACGAGATCGACAAGCGCATCCTCTACTATCTGGCGGCGGACGCCCGGAACACGGCGGCCCCGGAGATCGCCGAGGAGATGGAGGTGACGGCGGCGACGATCCGCAACCGGATCCGCCAGCTCGAGACGGAGGGGATCCTGCGGGGGTATCTCGCGGACATCGACTACAAAGCCATCGAGGGGCACGTCACCTACGAGTTCCGGTGTACGGCTCCGATCCCGGATCGCGATCACCTCGCACAGGCAGCCCTGGACATCTCGGGCGTCGTTGCCGCCAGGGAGTTGATGGCCGGGACGACGAATCTCACGATCACGGTCGTCGGGACCGATACGGACGACATCGGGCGGATCGCGGCCGAACTGTCGGATCTCGGACTGACGATCGAGGACGAGAGTGTCATCGAGGAGCAGTACTTCCGGCCCTACGATCCGTTCGGTCCCGAGGACGCCCCGAAGGGGCCGTCGCTGACGGACTTCATGGGGCTTGCCGGCGGCGCGGAGGTCGTCGAATTCACGGTCTCGGAGGGGGCCGAGATCGCCGACCGAACCATCGAGGACGCCGTCGAGTCGGACTTGCTGGCCGACGAAATGTTGGTGGTCGGCATCGAACGCGACGGGGACGTCCTCACGCCGAAAGGCGAGACGGTCATTCGGGCAGGCGACGTCGTCTCGCTGTTTTCGAAGACTGGGCTGGAGACGGACGCGCTGACGGTGTTCGGGGCCCAGTAA
- the trkA gene encoding Trk system potassium transporter TrkA → MRVIVVGAGEVGSSIAASLADEHEVVVVDVDGDRVEALTYDLDVLAIEGDGAAIETLQEGGLAAAELLIAVTDDDETNIVSCGTAKTLDDVTTIARVRNTKYLDTWENAEGALGVDVMVGTNLLTARKIASIIGLPAARDVDSFADGTIQMAEFELAAGSPVAGQTVAEADRFDDLTFAAIICPDDEADCEEIVIPRGDTRLSAGDEVIVIGTDEAVTAFSHAVAPDDDYHDVLLVGGSSVGYQTARLLEQRGIRAKLIERDPERAQFLAESLPKTTVLEADATDRDFLESENIDAVDVVVTTLESDEANLLAGLFAKRLGADRAIAVVEEGSYVDLFETVGIDVAVQPREVAAEEITRFTREEHAENVAIIESDRAEVIEIEIDDESVFCDRTIQSAAADLPGGVVVGAIVRDGEFVRPRGDTVVHAGDHVVFFVEATALEETLAKI, encoded by the coding sequence ATGCGCGTGATCGTTGTCGGTGCCGGCGAAGTCGGGTCGAGCATCGCCGCTAGCCTGGCCGACGAACACGAAGTCGTCGTGGTCGACGTCGACGGTGATCGCGTCGAGGCGCTGACCTACGATCTGGACGTGCTTGCGATCGAGGGCGACGGGGCGGCCATTGAGACGTTACAGGAGGGCGGTCTGGCGGCCGCCGAACTGTTGATCGCCGTCACGGACGACGACGAGACCAACATCGTCTCCTGTGGGACCGCAAAGACCCTCGACGACGTCACGACCATCGCCCGCGTTCGCAATACCAAGTACTTAGACACCTGGGAGAACGCCGAGGGGGCGCTCGGCGTCGACGTCATGGTCGGGACGAACCTGCTGACGGCCCGGAAGATCGCCAGTATCATCGGCCTCCCGGCCGCCAGGGACGTCGACAGTTTCGCTGACGGCACCATCCAGATGGCCGAGTTCGAACTCGCCGCGGGGAGTCCCGTCGCCGGACAGACCGTCGCCGAGGCCGACCGATTCGACGATCTCACCTTCGCGGCGATCATCTGTCCCGACGACGAGGCGGATTGTGAGGAGATCGTCATCCCGCGCGGTGACACTCGACTGTCGGCTGGCGACGAAGTCATCGTGATCGGGACCGACGAGGCGGTGACGGCGTTCAGCCACGCCGTCGCGCCGGACGACGACTACCACGACGTGTTGCTCGTCGGCGGGAGTTCGGTGGGTTACCAGACCGCACGGCTCCTCGAACAACGCGGTATTCGGGCCAAGCTGATCGAACGCGACCCCGAACGGGCGCAGTTCCTCGCCGAGTCGCTGCCGAAGACGACGGTCCTCGAAGCGGATGCTACCGATCGGGACTTCCTGGAGAGCGAGAACATCGATGCGGTCGACGTCGTCGTCACGACCCTAGAGTCCGACGAGGCGAACCTGCTTGCCGGGCTGTTCGCCAAGCGGTTGGGTGCCGACCGGGCGATCGCCGTCGTCGAGGAGGGGTCGTACGTCGACCTGTTCGAAACTGTCGGCATCGACGTGGCCGTCCAGCCCCGCGAGGTGGCTGCCGAGGAGATCACGCGGTTCACGCGCGAGGAACACGCCGAGAACGTGGCGATCATCGAGAGCGACCGCGCGGAAGTCATCGAGATCGAGATCGACGACGAGAGTGTCTTTTGCGACCGGACCATCCAGTCGGCCGCCGCAGACTTGCCCGGCGGCGTCGTCGTGGGTGCGATCGTCCGCGACGGCGAGTTCGTCCGGCCACGGGGAGACACGGTCGTCCACGCAGGCGATCACGTCGTCTTCTTCGTCGAAGCCACTGCCCTCGAAGAGACACTCGCCAAAATATGA